A window of the Phaseolus vulgaris cultivar G19833 chromosome 5, P. vulgaris v2.0, whole genome shotgun sequence genome harbors these coding sequences:
- the LOC137834358 gene encoding uncharacterized protein, whose product MAMDWFISLPEGHITSFAQLSRLFREQYLGNRAPSPVSYDLFDVKQYQGETLKEYISRFGAQVVKVGTTDEPMIVYAFRKGVCPGPFSESLIRSQPVTFAEIRRRAVAHIAAESEVSEKRRNVAPAKPRAQTRIQPQRVMEAAPGKKDQRVYHPYDPKKNKGKGQGRPRESNRPPRYEFVMGLTDLITIPNIAVRLKVPEETSDKVLGPKPDMWCEFHKGFGHSINSCLALGHQLAELVKCGFLKDYLLEKRTGQSLGSQPASSEGQQHEVPIHGEIHTIAGGFSGGGCRVKAL is encoded by the coding sequence atggctatggattggttcatcagcctcccagagggtcacatcacgtctttcgcaCAACTCTCACGactattcagagagcagtatttAGGCAACAGGGCCCCATCCCCAGTTTCGTACGACCTTTTTGACgtgaagcaataccaaggggaaactttgaaagagtacataagccgcttcgGAGCGCAGGTGGTAAAAGTGGGTACTACAGAtgagcccatgatcgtgtacgcattcaggaagGGGGTGTGTCCCGGGCCTTTTAGTGAATCGCTGATCAGGAGCCAACCCGTCACGTTtgctgaaatccggcgacgtgctgtggctcacatcgctGCAGAGAGTGAAGTCTCTGAAAAGAGGAGAAACGTGGCTCCAGCTAAACCACGAGCTCAAACGAGGATTCAGCCGCAGCGAGTGATGGAGGCGGCACCTGGAAAGAAGGATCAGAGGGTGTATCACCCATATGACCCAAAGAAGAACAAGGGGAAAGGGCAAGGGAGGCCAAGGGAATCTAATCGCCCTCCCaggtatgagtttgtgatgggATTGACTGATCTTATTACCATCCCAAACATTGCTGTCAGGCTTAAAGTGCCTGAGGAAACGTCagataaggtgttggggccaaagccagatatgtggtgcgaattccacaaaGGCTTTGGCCATTCCATTAACTCGTGCTTAGCCTTGGGACATCAACTCGCTGAGTTGGTGAAGTGCGGGTTTTTAAAGGATTATCTGCTCGAGAAGCGAACGGGTCAATCATTAGGGTCACAACCGGCGAGCAGTGAGGGACAACAGCACGAGGTACCCATTCACGGTGAGATCCACACTATAGCTGGTGGCTTCTCGGGTGGTGGGTGCAGGGTTAAAGCATTGTAA